From a region of the Lactuca sativa cultivar Salinas chromosome 4, Lsat_Salinas_v11, whole genome shotgun sequence genome:
- the LOC111902691 gene encoding uncharacterized protein LOC111902691, translated as MDEMPKTILKAQASSAPAGTSKVPPTQTSIPPPSPTINPSQEEEPAIELSSAPTFGFDDEDIQEVNKTNPSDDDMMMFEEEEESSGSHHSKSKPKKKKKKKNVVTKKEFLSLQAKVDQIMAAVKPTQPQPEDTPRPQSLIERIERLETREHMVVERISLKVEMGIRSVDNNRKADHKEFLAVAERLIIEATAIKTDLQATIADQASQS; from the coding sequence ATGGATGAAATGCCAAAAACAATCCTCAAAGCACAAGCTTCCAGTGCACCCGCAGGTACTTCCAAAGTTCCTCCTACTCAAACTTCCATCCCACCACCCTCTCCTACAATCAATCCATCACAAGAAGAAGAACCAGCAATCGAACTCAGTTCAGCTCCCAccttcggttttgatgatgaagacatccaagaggtcaacaagACAAACCCTTCTGACGATGACATGAtgatgtttgaagaagaagaggagtccAGTGGTTCTCATCACTCCAAATCCAaacccaagaagaagaagaagaagaagaatgtggTGACCAAAAAAGAATTCTTATCCCTTCAAGCCAAAGTCGATCAGATCATGGCTGCGGTTAAGCCTACTCAACCGCAACCTGAAGACACTCCAAGACCTCAGTCACTGATTGAAAGAATAGAGCGTCTGGAAACAAGGGAACACATGGTTGTTGAACGCATCTCTCTTAAAGTAGAGATGGGGATCCGATCCGTTGACAACAACCGCAAGGCTGACCACAAAGAATTCTTGGCTGTAGCAGAACGTCTCATCATCGAGGCGACCGCAATTAAAACGGATCTCCAGGCCACCATCGCGGATCAAGCTTCTCAGTCTTAG